The genomic interval ACCGTGGAGAAAGGAAATAGATAGCACTAATAGAAATACAGGTTGCTGAtaacaatatgtaagtgtttagcTTTTCTACTAAGACACAAATATGTGCAGAATGATTCTCGAAAGTCTTTAGTTTTTCTACTAAGACACAAATATGTGCAGAATGATTCTCGAAAGTCTTCAGTTTTTCTACTAAGACACAAATATGTGCAGAATGATTCTCGAAAGTCTTTAGTTTTTCTACTAAGACACAAATATGTGCAGAATGATTCTAGAAAGTCTTTAGTTTTTCTACTAAGACACAAATATGTGCAGAATGATTCTCGAAAGTCTTTAGTTTTTCTACTAAGACACAAATATGTGCAGAATGATTCTCGAAAGTCTTTAGTTTTTCTACTAAGACACAAATATGTGCAGAATGATTCTCGAAAGTCTTTAGTTTTTCTACTAAGACACAAATATGTGCAGAATGATTCTCGAAAGTCTTTAGTTTTTCTACTAAGACACAAATATGTGCAGAATGATTCTCGAAAGTCTTTAGTTTTTCTACTAAGACACAAATATGTGCAGAATGATTCTCGAAAGTCTTTAGTTTTTCTACTAAGACACAAATATGTGCAGAATGATTCTCGAAAGTCTTTAGTTTTTCTACTAAGACACAAATATGTGCAGAATGATTCTCGAAAGTCTTTAGTTTTTCTACTAAGACACAAATATGTGCAGAATGATTCTCGAAAGTCTAGCATAGCAATCCTAGCATGTAATTATGTTTTCAATGTACTGTACACAAATGCGCATTTTTAGATAATTCTTGAATGAGATTTATACCTCTTGCATTTTATTGACTTAAAATCCGTTCAATTATTTTGCGTTAGGTTCTTGTGTCATAAGATATTATCTGCACGTTGCAAAAGCTTTAATGCCAACTAGTTTTCTTCCACGTATCAGTATCATCTAGAAATCATATTTGTCGCGTTTTTCCATGTATTTGATTAATGACACAGACATTATTTACGTTTAATCTCAGTGTAACCGTGATACTGGCCTATTGTATGTTTAATTCTAGCGTGTTTTTGTCATACGATAATCTTAAGCGAGTTGAACACGTTCGAATGGCAAAGGATCATGTTACAATTAGTTTGATGagatacattatttaattaaccATCCATGTTGATAATACGAAACAGAACTCCACACCAATTTTAACCAATCTTGCACATATTGTCTGCCATCAAATCGATATAAGCGACGTCAAATTTACATCAGCTTTATCGAGATAAAATAAAGCTATTGCCGTTTGTTTAATAAAACGTATAATCGAATATGAAAAGTGACAATGTTACTTGTGTTTAAGTGCAAATGCTCCGGATGCAAGAGTATCCGAGTATTTAAGCAAAAATAGAccagaacttttttaaattttagacAACAAAAGGACAGTTTGGCCCAGACATATACATTTGAGGTTCAATATTAACCGTATTGGGCCAGTGAAAAACAACTCTTTGCAAGcaattttcaaaattgtatttgttGCACTTGATTTACTTTGATAGTTAGAATACAACAAAATGAAAACTAAACGAATGCTTACACACCTTCTGCCTGTCATATTTATAACATCTAGTATTGGTTGGTACATTTTGATACGTTTAAATTGGTATCTCGGACGTTCAAGTacaaaaataatagttatataaaatcaatttgattCTAGCCATAACGACGGTTAATTAAGTATACTTCGCCTACCTTTACATGTCACAGCGGAAAGATTTTCATGCATTACTACCGGTACCGATTACTTTGTTCAATCATGAACTTcttattatttttgtaatgacATCAAGAGGGTTCTCATCTAGAATGAGATTGTTGATCCCAAAATCGAATTGAGTTTGTTGCAGCTCTATTTGAACAACTACTATTGTAGCTGCTCCAAACTTTATAGTGACATCTCGATCGTGTTATGTTACAGTTTCTTCAATAAAAACGCAAAGCTACTATTTTCGactctttaaatgtaaaaaatgagCCTTTCAGCCGTTTTCGTCCGAACTTTTTACCAGCTTCAATCAGAAATAAACGAAACGCACGAAAAAGCCCTGCAAGTTGGCCAATTTATGATGCTCACCAACATATTTATGTCTCTTCAATGGGTAGGAGCCTTGTCAAATCTTTTTATATCTTGACAACTTTCCGTTTCAATCTTGCTTCAGGGTACATGGATCACCTCCACAAACCGAGCCACTACGTGGTGATGTTACACGTGCCCGAAAGACACGCATTCATGGTCGGACGTAAGTACCGGACGTTTTAGGACAAGGTCGCACATAGTTTGTGGTGTTGTTTGAGAGCAAATTATTGTATCAAAATGAACAATACCAATAACATGTATGTCCTTGTGGCGGAAAGTTGGTGTAATAAGATTTTGTTTAACTAATTTGCATCTTGAATCgcttgtatatttatattttatgataaaaaaaaacatgtaatacaTCTTTGTGAAAAATATAGTAGTTGATTCAGAAAACGTTAATTGTAAATTCCAACCTTATGCATTAAAGTATACCTTCTTGTATCGGGCATTATTATTTTTCTGATTATGAAATACCATAAATATTAAAGTAAAGTTTCTAACCCCACAAGTTCATGTTTAAATCCCGTTGTTAAATTGAGCATACTGGCGTTGATGTGTACATCAGTATAAGAATACGAAAGACAATCGATGTCATGCTTTCTGCTTTTTAGTTAAAACACTTGAATTATGTTGCATATGAATGACATTCCATGCATGACAATAAATGCCATGCCTATCGCTAAATAATTCAAACACATATGATATTCATTCGTGGCCACGCCTATCTACTGCTAACAGCGCTAGGTGGCACTGCGGACGTGCAGTCGATCACCCTTATGATGAAGGAGGAGGAGCAGAAGGAGAGAGCGCTGTTGGAACGGCTCGCTCAGAAACTCAAGGATGGTGGGGTAAGATTGACACCTGAATTGTGTTTAcacgttcattaattattgtcaaaCACTGCGTTCTGCAACTTTTTAATGACACATTTGGCATCCAAAAAGTGCACTTTTAAGCTTATGTGCTGCATCGAAGCTAACGGTGTATGCTTCTGGAAGCTAAAAATGGAAAATCCGGCAAAGCGTCGACACAGATGGGTTTATTTAACTAATAATAATCTTAATACAACGGAAAATATAACGTTGTCTTTTATTCTAATGAACAACTGATACAATGTTTTACCGTTAAAGATAGTATTTTTTCGGAGTAATTACGTATAATAAAGGAATGGggaatacaatttttatttaaagatatttaaatattaaattgtaccccacatatatttcttttgtttaaattgcaataacaaaaagTATTGATATACAGTGAAATGTATTGTTTGTCTTAATAACATAATAAGTcgaacataaaaaaacaaaacttgcGAAAAGTAACGTTAGCTTCTCTGGTTTTAAAAATCATCGTTTTCAATAGACACATGCTTCTTGTGAGTCATTGAAGCTGATTGATTGACGAACATATGTGTTAGGatgacaaaatataatgataattaatATCAATCTGGTATTCAATGAATTTGAGGCATTTTACGagcattatatataaatatagttgTGTTTACTCATACTGCGAATTATGTGGGATCAGCGAAATGGCCGGGCTTTCAGTGACCGTCAGGGGGCTTATATCATAAGTCTGAGACATTCTTTCTGTATTTTGATTTGTATAGTATGCACAGGAACTTTCACTAATACAAACATTTCCAGAGAAAACTTAGTCGCTTATATTTGAAAAGCTTATATtgcttgttctgaaaaaaaacacaaattgtgAAACCCGTGGAAGcgtttaagggggggggggggggggtaaaaacaGATGACACAACACACACTCTAACGGAAAGCCAACTACAACAACAGCTCACCATGACCATTTTGTGTTCAGGTTAGCTAAAAAGACGAATGTCCAATCAGCTTTAAGAACATCGGGATTCTGAATTTGTTGCGCAGGTGGATATAAAATCATTAGTTCTGTATCGTGCCAAGAATTCTATTGATTAAAAATCttattatgtgtttttgtgtttttatccCTTAGTCCCTGTTACTCTTTAGTTTATCTGTTTTTGATTGATTGTGTCGATATCAATCAAGTAATTATTAATTGATTCATTATGATACAAGTTTAAGTAGAGTATGCTAGCCTGAATATACATATAATACACCCATCTTTTGTGGTGGCGTTCATGATAATTTGAAATTGTTACACATTCTTTGCAAACCAGTCGAATGTTATGCAGTTGActgaaaaataacaacacttaGTCAACAAACTACATATTTCCATATCATTCTTCTTTGGAAACCAGTCGAATGTAACTCAGCGGGTTCAAAAACTTTGACAACAAACTAAAGATTACAATTAAGTGTTTACAAATCGTtcaaatatttacacatgtaatAAACGAAATCCTCTTGTTTTGGTTCAGTAtataatgaataacttttttatgtaataaattattgtttatatatattgaaatcaaATGTTAAGAATCAAACAAACGAGGCCACGTGTTTCTAACGACATCTGTGTTCTCCGCCTCAACAATTGTATAATCGCATAAGGAGAATCATTATTTGCAGCAGCCGCAGAAAAATCGTCAAGATAAATTTCATCATCACCGTGTTTATAATTATCATTAACATAATTAGAATCAGTCTCTTCTATTTCCTTCTGATAAGATTATAAAAATCACAACAAGCCATTAACACGCAatccaaataaatataattgtctTTGATCCATGTTAATATCACATATTTTGGTGtcgttttttataatttataagacTGTCGATAAAACAGAAGAAGACTATTTAACGAGGATGAGGTATGGAGGGAGAATCTCGATGGTGTACAACTCCATCCAACTATGGTATTCAATTCAAAGTAAGGTTGTTACCAATCTGTCAAGAAGTGGCACCAATATGCGGTGCTAAAAGAACGTTTCCGTTTACCGAAACACCTTTCGGAGGAAGGTGTTTTTTCTcgattttaagtaaaacaatatgtatattgaAGACAAAAAACTATTAGGGCTTGTAGCAAAAATACACTTCTTAACTagatgaagcaatatttagcacgTATTTCTCTTGATTCAAAATATAGATTTAGCATACATTCACTCACTCAATGACATTTTTTAGCCCCAATTAATGTGCAATCATAATCATTATAGAAGCATTAACCAGTTAGGCGTCATGTGTATGGTAACAACTACGCAGTTACAAAAGTAATATTGATCTTCAAAATAGTGCAAAAGTCTGAACAATTTATTCTTAGAGAAGGAACTAGATataaatattgcttttaataCCAATGTTTCCCTTGAATTTGTAAACGTCAAACCATGCATAAAACGCATGCAATCAAAATTGTTGTGGAGAAAAAATCTCTTAGTATCGTGGACgaagttttatttaaaactgaactttcaaaattattatttaaattcatacAAGTTAGTCTTGCGAGTTGTACAACCATTGTTATATGTTTTGCTTCAAGGAGTGTGTGTTGTTAGCATGCAAACAACATTGCTTATATTTTAGttctgtaaaacaataaaatataaaacatataaactgTTAATTTAAGGAGAAACCGCATTGTTAAATATCGGGCAGGTTTAacgtttttgaaataaaaaaagtttccATTGACATGTACGTAATTACTTCTCATAGCATACAGCAAGAGAGTTAACatgtaaaaaacataacaataatacACAAACCATGACATTTCAGACAGGCGTAAATAATTCTGCAAATTTGTCTTCGTAGATTGGCGGTAAAGTGAAAAGCGTTGCGGGTCGGCCAGGAGAGGTGATAGTGGCGGTAGCAGACGAGGAGAAGGCTCTATTCGTAATCTGCGGGTCACGTGGTAAGGGCACGTTGCGACGAACGTTTTTAGGTTCCATTAGCGACTACGTGCTGCACCATTCACACGTACCCGTGTTCATATGCAAACACAAGGACTTCCAAAAAGATCTTGGGTTGGGGTCTCCGTCGCTGAAGCACAATGAATCGCAAAAGGAGGAAAGAACGAGGACGGCTTCCGAGGCCAAGGAATAAAATATAGACTTTGGtgcaaatgatttttattttcattccaaTTGTCTCTATGCGtcattgttcagaaaatgtgttataaaaaacatgtatacattttgtattttaaggAACTTGATCATAGATTGGGcatgttttaaattgtgtagacAAATGCCTTAAATTGCTAGATTGTAACCGCGGAACTGTAAAGTTCGATTATTAAAAAGAGAAATaattttttgaagaaataaaaGAGGTTGTCATTAGTGGGGATCGATCTAGTCTGATTGCATTGTATGGCCTTTGCCTAAACCCATCGGTCATTCGTTTTTTACGCATGGTCGGtcattttattgttaatataagtGATTTACATATTGGAACGAAATAGAAAGAAAACAATAGAACCATTCCTGATTGTTGTTTCTATTTCGCGTTTTTAATTCTTTGTAGCTTAATCAATATCAtatgataatattttatcaacTAAACAGTAATATCAGAATGAGTTTGTGTCATTACTGGTATACGTTTATTTCCTTTGAATTGTTTATATGTAACAACCCAAAGTCTGTTACAAACTACAAAACTATGCTGTTCTTATTTACCTGTATTAAAGCAGGCCATGTATTTGGTGTGGTTTAGTTTATATATGCGTTTCGCAAAgttgcaaaattgtcatttagGCAAAAAAGGCAACCcttttcataaaatgaaaaaaacaatatttacttgTTTAAGTGAACATACGTTAGCTACTTAATGTGTAGAgtgtatgttttgtgaaataaTGCAAATGTTATACCtgatacatatacacacatattatGCACATTGTTATATATCATTTCTACTTGCTGTAGAGCTATTCCTGGTTTAATTACTCTGTATTGTCATTTTCAACTACAACAAATaccattatttacacatttaatCTTCTGTCAGGTCCATTGAAATGCTGCATAGCCTGCAATCATAGAACTTATTTATAGATGTTGATCTATATCGTTTCTTGAACATTACATATCATATGGCAGCAAACAATATTAAAACCCCTTTTAAGTGAGGCAAGTGAAACTCGTTAACCTTAAAGAGATTAGAAGTATATTGCTGTTCTAAATGAAGGCACATTGGCACTGCCATCAATCGATTATGATAGTTCAACGCATCAACTGCCCTTTAATTGAATACCGATTTCTAccgaatattttatttaaataacaaagtgtATGATGTCAATCGTAAATCCGTTCACCTTATTACAGTTAACGAAAATGGCGGCGACAGCATCTGTTATTCAAGAGGTACCAAGATACAAGGAAGTGCGTGTAGGTGTAAGTTACCAGAAAGCGATCAAAATAAAGTGCATAATCTAGTAAAATTCTTAGAACAGCAGAGTACAACGTGTTAATACTACGAGCGAGATATTAAAGCCAGAAACAATTTTCGATAACACAAGAAAATCAAATCTAATAAATCAAAAGCTCGTGATTCTTTCGGAAGTGATGAATAAACGTTTCTATGGAATGCACAAGCTAACATTAGCTTTTCGTTTGAAGATTAACGAAGGCTGGCTCATTATTCCCATAATGATGGAGCTTTGCGATGTTTCAGTAATTTGTTGTCACATAGATGCCATCTTTGATAATCGGTGGTGCAAAACAGATACGTTTCGAATTAATCATGGGAAAACACTACTGTCAATACAAATGAAAATTTCATGTATATAACCTTGAGCATTATGAAACCGAAGAGACactcaattttgtttaaaatgtacatgttcagTCTTCGCAATACAAAGGCACAAATCGTAAAGTTATCGCCACGATTGATAATATCCTCATAATTATATTATCGACTCATCTAAATTTGCGATTACCATTGATTCGCCGTTTTTTGTTACGTTACCGGATGCGAGGTTTGTTTCAGTGAATGTgcgattgttattttttttaataatgcgtttaaaaaaaaggttaaacgTGTTGTAActcaatttacaaaaacataatattGTCTAAACTCAATAATATCCAATAattgatttcaatatattttatttgaaaatcagatttCATGAATGTTTTCTATCTTCTGCTGTTATAGAACACGGAATGTCACAAAGTAATGCGGTAAACTAACGTTGCAATTGCCAGGTACAACATATGTGGAACTGCTTGTGAAGTGTACTGTCAGGCTTTCGGACAATCTCATGGCAAGATTCAAGCGAGCTGGCCTTAATCCTCCATTCCCCAGGATTTCATTCGTTCTGAAATGTATGTGGACAGTTACTGAGATGCGTCTATTAAAGATGATGTATGCACAATTGCATAAGTATATGAAATAACGAATTGaaaacaatcaaaacaaaatatgtgaatAAGTGAATAAGAAACCAGAACAAAAATTAGTAGAATTGCTGCAGGTAAGCAAGTCAATAACCCAAATGTATATGAAAATTTACCTGCATATAAATATGAGCAATATAAGAGTAAGCAATCgagttgaaaaataaaacaatccaaGAATTAATGTCTGGTCGCTCTTTAATACCTGTATTTTGCAGTTCGGGAGATGAATCAATTGATGATAAGGTCAGATGCTGCGTGGGCAATTTGTTCACACCAAAGGAGGTGCTCGGAGAAACGTCACGTATTTTCACTTAATTTGCATACTGTAATAGTTTAAGAAATGGAAAaccatgttttttgtttaaacgtattcattttagctcgattgcatcgtaagccttaggctttttaaAACACTATTGCGTCCGTTTCCggggtagaaccaatactttttggaagatctaaagaacacttccacagtggggatcgaacccttgacctttcggtcgctaggcggacacagaCTCCACTACTCCACGGCGACCACAGAAAGCCTTGTCTGCATTGGACCAATTTAAACTACCGTATAACCATGTCATATCGCATTAATATAAAGAGAACACGAGAAATAACAAATTGTCATGTTTTTGTCTGCAGATCACTAATTTTTAAGTACTTGTTACAGTGACATTTCGGAACCCTATTATCCAATAGTTTTTCATAGCATTTTGCGCAAAGTATCAGCATTACTCCATCCTGCGGTGGCTATAATTGcaaatcgtgatacatcgactatcttcgGAATCCCACGTAAGATAGGGCTCGTGTCAAATGGTCGCTATCTtggcttgtattactactttactacccaaaatgCCATAAATCTATTGTTATAAGGTTGTATACGACGCGCGTTGAACTATCGTTAAACTTTCTATCGCAACTTTGATATTACGAGCAATGTTTACTTTCATTCATGATGCATGATTACCTATTATCCAAATGATTTACTTTTCCAACATTGTTTAATCACGTCAGTGTCCACTTTTGcaaaccaaaccgaaagtgaaaatGGAtccattacgtttcgcgatgtaaacactaaatatttgttcagtttgtgGAAGCGAATCGATCATAGACGATATCATatttatgcaatacagactataatTACCGATGAAGTACTGGCTAAAAATACATGACAGGTCACGTATAACAAATgtaatcaaaataatgtttggGGTGATTATTACTATAATTCATGTATGCGTTTGATACAATTGGGTGTATCTATTTGTAAATACCAtgatgttattaaattaaaagtttttcataaattatcattttatgtttttatccccacgtttttcggagaaaaagtggggatattgtggtgatgtgcgtctgtccgtccgtccgtccgtcctggccacctgctcctcctacactattagcaccagaaccttgaaacttacatacatggtagatatgtgcgacggtgacagtgacggcattttgatctgacccctgggtccaaagttatgggggttggggcggggccgggtcagagattttcactcattttttaatgtaattttacattaacttcatcatttctgcaccgatttacttcaaattgatactgagcctctcttatgacaatacggtcaatctcagctatgcatggccccattaccaaccctggggcgccccgcccccATAGGCCATGCcgacataggccacgcccacccaaaattgtcttttactataacttctttatttctacaccgattcacttcaaattgatacttaacctctcttacgacaatacggtcaatctcagctatgcatggccccattaccaaccctggggcgccccgcctacaCAGGCCATGCcgacataggccacgcccacccaaaattgccttttactataacttcttcatttctacaccgattcacttcaaattgatactgaacctctcttatgacaatacggttaatctcaactatgcatggccccattaccaaccctggggcgccccgcccacataggccacgcccaaccaaaattgccttttactataatttccttatttctacaccgattcacttcaaattgatactgaacctctcttatgacaatgcggttaatctcaactaagcatggccccattaccaaccctggggcgccccgccaacataggccacgcccacccaaaattaccttttactataatttccttatttctacaccgattcactacaattgatactgaacctctcttattacaatacagtcaatctcaactatgcatggccccattaccaaccctggggcgccccgcccacataggccacgcccacccaaaattgccttttactataattacttcatttatacaccg from Dreissena polymorpha isolate Duluth1 chromosome 1, UMN_Dpol_1.0, whole genome shotgun sequence carries:
- the LOC127878679 gene encoding universal stress protein Sll1388-like isoform X5 produces the protein MTHMSTDHHKEGERHEKHAVLLAMDGSEHADYAFKWYMDHLHKPSHYVVMLHVPERHAFMVGPLGGTADVQSITLMMKEEEQKERALLERLAQKLKDGGIGGKVKSVAGRPGEVIVAVADEEKALFVICGSRGKGTLRRTFLGSISDYVLHHSHVPVFICKHKDFQKDLGLGSPSLKHNESQKEERTRTASEAKE